One segment of Rosa chinensis cultivar Old Blush chromosome 6, RchiOBHm-V2, whole genome shotgun sequence DNA contains the following:
- the LOC112168894 gene encoding ferritin-4, chloroplastic, with protein MYAYFDRNNVALRGLALPSFSRNQVRKREVMNKRGGRVKLQTILMPLSEFDHAEKGDALYGSKVKSLPAVRRCFSVVPHEPRENEEEDDMLGQSSSESTPRVIQVTLNDKLPIIVK; from the exons ATGTATGCCTACTTTGACAGGAACAATGTCGCACTCAGGGGTCTTGCATTGCCAA GTTTTTCAAGGAATCAAGTGAGGAAGAGAGAGGTCATG AATAAGCGTGGTGGAAGAGTGAAATTGCAAACAATACTGATGCCTCTCTCAGAGTTCGATCATGCTGAGAAAGGAGATGCTCTATATG GTAGCAAGGTGAAAAGCTTACCTGCTGTGCGTCGTTGTTTCAGTGTTGTTCCCCATGAACCTA gagaaaatgaagaagaggatgatATGTTAGGGCAAAGCTCATCAGAGAGTACTCCTCGAGTCATACAAGTGACTTTGAATGACAAGCTTCCAATAATAGTCAAGTAG